In the genome of Actinomadura graeca, one region contains:
- a CDS encoding DUF7594 domain-containing protein — MSPTRSVLAAALTGVLGASALVALTLSGGAASAAVQTFTPVADTHVAGDAAGSNFGTAGTLGIDNSPVKRTFLKFTVSGVTGTVGSVKLRVHTDDSAGAVSNNGGTFKAMTDTAWSETGVTYDDQPAINGATLGSLGSVARNTWYEVDVTSLVTGNGTYSIGVTSSSGDGADYDSREAGALAPQLVVTTATTPPPGGDPVLVGAGDISNSGSGDTATAALLDNIPGTVFTAGDNVYDNGTASEFTTYYNPTWGRHKARTRPSPGNHDYNTSGATGYYGYFGAAAGDPSKGYYSYDIGSNWHVVALNSNCGSISGGCGAGGAQEQWLRADLAANARPCTIAYWHHPRWTSGANHAPSTAVGPLVQALYDNNADVIVTGHNHQYERFAPMNPSGASDPARGIREFVAGMGGASHYAFGTIQPNSQARNSDTYGVLKLTLHSGSYDWQFVPEAGKTYADSGTTSCH, encoded by the coding sequence ATGTCCCCAACCAGAAGCGTGCTCGCGGCCGCCTTGACGGGCGTCCTCGGCGCGTCCGCCCTGGTGGCGCTCACGCTGTCCGGCGGCGCCGCGTCGGCGGCCGTGCAGACCTTCACCCCCGTGGCCGACACGCACGTCGCCGGCGACGCCGCCGGCAGCAACTTCGGCACGGCCGGAACCCTCGGGATCGACAACTCGCCGGTCAAGAGGACCTTCCTCAAGTTCACCGTCAGCGGCGTCACCGGGACGGTCGGCAGCGTGAAGCTGCGCGTGCACACCGACGACTCCGCCGGAGCCGTCAGCAACAACGGCGGCACCTTCAAGGCCATGACCGACACCGCGTGGTCCGAGACCGGGGTGACCTACGACGACCAGCCCGCCATCAACGGCGCCACGCTCGGCTCGCTCGGCTCGGTGGCGCGCAACACCTGGTACGAGGTCGACGTGACGTCGCTGGTCACCGGCAACGGGACGTACAGCATCGGCGTCACCTCCTCCAGCGGCGACGGCGCGGACTACGACTCCCGTGAGGCCGGGGCGCTCGCGCCGCAGCTCGTCGTCACCACCGCGACCACGCCCCCGCCGGGCGGCGACCCGGTGCTGGTCGGCGCCGGCGACATCAGCAACTCCGGCTCCGGGGACACCGCCACCGCGGCGCTGCTCGACAACATTCCCGGGACGGTCTTCACCGCCGGCGACAACGTCTACGACAACGGCACGGCGAGCGAATTCACCACCTACTACAACCCGACCTGGGGACGGCACAAGGCGCGCACCCGCCCGTCGCCCGGCAACCACGACTACAACACCAGCGGCGCGACGGGCTACTACGGCTACTTCGGCGCCGCCGCCGGTGACCCGTCCAAGGGCTACTACTCCTACGACATCGGCTCGAATTGGCACGTGGTCGCGCTCAATTCCAACTGCGGGTCGATCAGCGGCGGCTGCGGCGCGGGCGGCGCCCAGGAGCAGTGGCTGCGGGCCGACCTCGCCGCCAATGCCAGGCCCTGCACCATCGCCTACTGGCACCACCCCCGGTGGACGTCCGGCGCCAACCACGCCCCCAGCACCGCGGTGGGCCCGCTCGTCCAGGCGCTCTACGACAACAACGCCGACGTCATCGTCACCGGCCACAACCACCAGTACGAGCGGTTCGCGCCGATGAACCCGAGTGGCGCCTCCGACCCCGCGCGCGGCATCCGGGAGTTCGTCGCCGGGATGGGCGGGGCGAGCCACTACGCCTTCGGCACCATCCAGCCCAACAGCCAGGCCCGCAACAGCGACACCTACGGCGTCCTCAAGCTGACGCTGCACTCCGGCAGCTACGACTGGCAGTTCGTCCCCGAGGCCGGCAAGACCTACGCCGACAGCGGCACCACCAGCTGTCACTGA
- a CDS encoding MFS transporter, translated as MYLSTLSRPAAGGRAGPVAANVVALGAVSLITDVSAEMVTAILPLYLVVGLQFSPAAYGAVDGVYTGATVLLRLVGGYVADLSDRRKPVAFLGYGMSAVAKLGLLAAAGSGVGIGLAITADRAGKGLRTAPRDALITLCTPPEHLGRAFGVHRTMDAAGAFAGPLVALAVLAAAPGSYDSVIMTSFCVALLGVMVLALFVRDTPGPKPPREALRWRALLGGPGAKRLVPASCLLGLATIGDGFTYLLLQKRADLALGWFPLLAVATSGVYLLLATPAGMLADRIGRMPVVLGGYLTLTATYLLLAGAPGGLWLVGAVVVLHGTFYAATDGGQIALAAPLLPPGLRTTGIALVQSGQATAYLVSSVLFGVAWQLWGIRPALLTAAVISVIALAGTAVLLRPSAKATP; from the coding sequence GTGTACCTGTCCACCCTTTCGCGCCCGGCGGCCGGGGGCCGCGCGGGCCCCGTCGCGGCCAACGTCGTCGCCCTGGGCGCCGTCAGCCTGATCACCGACGTCTCCGCCGAGATGGTCACCGCGATCCTGCCGCTCTACCTCGTGGTGGGCCTGCAGTTCAGCCCCGCCGCCTATGGCGCCGTCGACGGCGTCTACACCGGGGCCACGGTGCTGCTCCGGCTGGTCGGCGGCTACGTGGCCGACCTCTCCGACCGGCGCAAGCCCGTGGCGTTCCTCGGCTACGGCATGTCCGCCGTCGCCAAGCTCGGCCTGCTCGCGGCGGCGGGCTCCGGCGTCGGGATCGGCCTCGCCATCACCGCTGACCGCGCGGGCAAGGGCCTGCGCACCGCACCGCGGGACGCGCTCATCACGCTGTGCACCCCGCCCGAACACCTCGGCCGGGCCTTCGGCGTCCACCGGACGATGGACGCCGCCGGGGCCTTCGCGGGCCCGCTCGTCGCGCTGGCCGTCCTCGCCGCGGCGCCAGGCTCCTATGACTCGGTCATCATGACGAGCTTCTGCGTCGCCCTCCTCGGCGTGATGGTCCTCGCGCTCTTCGTCCGCGACACCCCCGGCCCGAAGCCGCCCCGCGAGGCACTGCGATGGCGGGCCCTGCTGGGCGGGCCCGGCGCGAAGCGGCTGGTCCCCGCGTCCTGCCTGCTCGGGCTGGCCACGATCGGCGACGGCTTCACCTACCTGCTGCTGCAGAAGCGCGCGGATCTCGCGCTCGGCTGGTTCCCGCTGCTCGCGGTCGCCACGAGCGGCGTCTACCTGCTCCTCGCCACGCCCGCGGGCATGCTCGCCGACCGGATCGGGCGGATGCCCGTGGTGCTCGGCGGCTACCTGACCCTCACCGCCACCTACCTGCTGCTCGCCGGGGCACCCGGCGGGCTCTGGCTCGTCGGCGCCGTCGTCGTCCTGCACGGGACGTTCTACGCCGCGACCGACGGAGGGCAGATCGCGCTCGCCGCGCCGCTGCTGCCGCCCGGGCTGCGGACGACCGGCATCGCGCTGGTCCAGAGCGGGCAGGCCACCGCCTACCTCGTCTCCTCGGTGCTCTTCGGCGTGGCATGGCAGCTGTGGGGGATCCGTCCCGCCCTCCTCACCGCCGCGGTGATCAGCGTCATCGCCCTCGCCGGAACCGCCGTCCTGCTCCGTCCCTCCGCAAAGGCGACACCATGA
- a CDS encoding amidase — translation MTDLTFRSAGELAAAVAAKEVSSVELLDHYLARVERLDPQVNAIVARDEEGARAAALAADRAVSQGGPLGRLHGVPVTIKDSIEVAGMRTTGGSARWGHHVSTADAEAVARLKDAGAVVFGKSNLPADARDWQTYNEIYGTTNNPWDPARGPGGSSGGSAAALAAGLTGLELGGDTAGSIRVPAHFCGVYGLRPSYGIVPRHGSVSGHAPGSLAEFDMAVLGPLGRHADDLDLGLDVLAGADRDHAPAWRLELPAPRADTLRGFRVAAWLDDPFCPVDGEPAAIMQAVLEAVRAEGAAVAERAGPVGLEETMALYLPLLMAQSGLIEPEESYAALLGLAAAEGAEGGFASDMTVGFRDWHALDERRQHSRRRWAGFFRDVDVLLCPVSPTAAFPHDQRPDPGWSVRTLKVNGTDRAYGEMLTWVAPASVNYLPAAVAPAGTTRDGLPVGIQVIAPYLHDRTAVRFVQCLAEVIGGFRRPPGF, via the coding sequence ATGACCGATCTGACGTTCCGCTCCGCGGGCGAACTCGCTGCCGCCGTCGCGGCGAAGGAGGTGTCGAGCGTCGAGCTGCTCGACCACTACCTCGCCCGGGTGGAGCGGCTCGATCCGCAGGTGAACGCCATCGTCGCCCGGGACGAGGAGGGGGCGAGGGCGGCGGCGCTGGCGGCCGACCGGGCGGTCTCGCAGGGCGGGCCGCTCGGCCGCCTGCACGGCGTCCCCGTGACGATCAAGGACAGCATCGAGGTCGCGGGCATGCGGACGACCGGAGGATCGGCCCGCTGGGGACATCACGTCTCGACCGCCGATGCCGAGGCGGTGGCGCGGCTGAAGGACGCGGGGGCCGTCGTGTTCGGCAAGTCCAACCTGCCGGCCGACGCCCGGGACTGGCAGACCTACAACGAGATCTACGGGACCACGAACAATCCGTGGGACCCGGCGCGCGGACCCGGCGGCTCGTCCGGCGGGTCCGCGGCGGCACTCGCCGCGGGGCTGACCGGTCTGGAACTCGGCGGCGACACGGCGGGCTCGATCCGGGTGCCCGCCCACTTCTGCGGCGTCTATGGGCTGCGCCCGTCGTACGGGATCGTGCCGAGGCACGGGAGCGTCTCGGGCCATGCTCCCGGCTCGCTCGCGGAGTTCGACATGGCGGTACTCGGCCCGCTCGGCAGGCACGCCGACGACCTCGACCTGGGGCTGGACGTCCTCGCGGGGGCGGACCGGGACCACGCCCCGGCATGGCGGCTGGAACTGCCCGCGCCGAGGGCGGACACCCTGCGGGGGTTCCGGGTCGCGGCCTGGCTGGACGACCCGTTCTGCCCCGTCGACGGCGAGCCGGCCGCGATCATGCAGGCCGTGCTGGAGGCGGTGCGCGCCGAGGGCGCCGCCGTGGCCGAGCGCGCCGGGCCGGTCGGGCTCGAAGAGACGATGGCCCTCTATCTGCCGTTGCTGATGGCGCAGAGCGGGCTGATCGAACCGGAGGAGTCGTACGCCGCGCTTCTGGGGCTCGCCGCGGCGGAGGGTGCCGAGGGCGGGTTCGCATCGGACATGACGGTCGGCTTCCGTGACTGGCACGCGCTCGATGAACGGCGGCAACACTCCCGCCGCCGCTGGGCCGGGTTCTTCCGGGACGTCGATGTGCTCCTGTGCCCGGTGAGCCCCACGGCCGCCTTCCCCCACGACCAGCGGCCCGATCCCGGCTGGTCCGTCCGGACCCTCAAGGTCAACGGCACCGACCGGGCGTATGGCGAGATGCTCACGTGGGTGGCGCCGGCGTCGGTCAACTACCTGCCCGCGGCGGTGGCGCCTGCCGGGACGACCCGGGACGGGCTTCCGGTCGGCATCCAGGTGATAGCGCCCTACCTGCACGACCGCACAGCGGTCCGGTTCGTCCAGTGCCTCGCCGAGGTGATCGGCGGGTTCCGGCGTCCGCCGGGATTCTGA
- a CDS encoding allene oxide cyclase barrel-like domain-containing protein, which translates to MTTNCVISLRLPRGALTVQSLWVRGADPLTMAITGGTGAYRNARGELVATDIQTPHEAYRLRILLG; encoded by the coding sequence ATCACCACCAACTGCGTGATCTCGCTCCGGCTTCCGCGGGGCGCGCTGACCGTCCAGTCCCTGTGGGTGCGGGGGGCCGATCCTCTGACCATGGCCATCACCGGTGGCACGGGCGCCTATCGCAACGCCCGGGGTGAGCTGGTGGCGACGGATATCCAGACTCCGCACGAGGCGTACCGGCTGCGCATCCTGCTCGGCTGA